From a single Campylobacter concisus genomic region:
- a CDS encoding class I SAM-dependent methyltransferase, whose protein sequence is MQGLVDYQAILERVFSPTLQKVKGKDGSVNWDDYADMYNEMTGMEAASTLNLLSNLPITKDDSVLDVGCGPARLSVPLAKLAKSVSALDPFAKMLEYAKKNAKEAGAKNINFIQKDWSDEQSLKDLPKHDIVLASRSVGLFDIKKLCKFAKKYVVMTSFLMDYPSLKTFWQDFLKGIKDENEAGLSDRRFGYNFIFNIAYDMGANPNLKIIDTIFERDFASLEEAFSYFRFVGEIAPEKEEIYKRNVEKYLTKTNDGYKFKRETKSYLIWWDVREMKFE, encoded by the coding sequence ATGCAAGGGCTGGTTGATTATCAAGCGATTTTGGAGCGAGTGTTTTCGCCTACTTTACAAAAAGTAAAAGGCAAAGATGGTAGCGTAAACTGGGATGATTACGCAGATATGTATAACGAGATGACTGGCATGGAGGCGGCTTCTACGCTAAATTTGCTCTCAAATTTACCTATCACAAAAGATGATAGCGTGCTTGACGTGGGGTGTGGTCCAGCAAGGCTTAGCGTACCACTTGCAAAGCTGGCAAAGAGCGTAAGTGCGCTAGATCCATTTGCAAAAATGCTTGAATATGCCAAAAAAAATGCAAAAGAGGCTGGAGCGAAAAATATAAATTTCATCCAAAAAGACTGGAGTGATGAGCAGAGTTTAAAGGATCTGCCAAAACACGACATCGTGTTAGCATCACGCTCAGTTGGGCTTTTTGATATAAAAAAGCTTTGCAAATTTGCTAAAAAATATGTCGTGATGACCTCTTTTTTAATGGATTATCCAAGTTTAAAGACATTCTGGCAAGACTTCTTAAAAGGGATAAAAGATGAAAATGAGGCAGGTCTTAGCGATAGGAGATTTGGCTATAACTTTATCTTTAATATCGCTTACGACATGGGAGCAAATCCAAATTTAAAGATAATCGACACCATTTTTGAGAGGGATTTTGCTAGCCTTGAAGAGGCGTTTTCTTATTTTAGATTTGTTGGTGAGATCGCGCCCGAAAAAGAAGAAATCTACAAACGAAACGTAGAAAAGTATCTTACTAAAACAAATGACGGATATAAATTTAAAAGAGAGACAAAGAGTTATCTCATCTGGTGGGACGTACGGGAGATGAAATTTGAGTAG
- a CDS encoding FecCD family ABC transporter permease, protein MFEFIRSAILNEQPSDEQGYTVFTLIRLPRVLFAVLVGAALASSGAVYQCLFKNPLVSPDILGVSSGAAVGASVAIILNFNYIGVQLSAFGCGLFAVFAVVFISSVIAKGRLNLLVMVLTGIVISSLFGALSSLIKFLADSEDKLPEVTFWLMGSLARSGGYKNLALLFCVVMICLVPLFMLRYKLNTLSFGEEEARAMGLNVKFYNIIIIIASTLLTATCVSFCGIVGWVGLVIPHIMRFVVGANFITLFPASLLGGGLFLLIVDTASRSLMASEIPLGVITSLVGAPVFVYLLYKSKKGFA, encoded by the coding sequence ATTTTTGAGTTTATAAGATCAGCCATTTTAAACGAGCAACCAAGCGACGAGCAAGGATATACGGTCTTTACGCTAATTCGTTTGCCAAGGGTGCTTTTTGCCGTCCTTGTTGGTGCAGCGCTTGCTAGCTCTGGAGCTGTCTATCAATGTCTTTTTAAAAACCCTCTAGTCTCGCCTGACATCCTTGGCGTCTCAAGCGGCGCAGCTGTGGGAGCTAGCGTGGCTATCATCTTAAATTTCAACTACATAGGCGTGCAGCTTAGTGCCTTTGGCTGCGGTCTTTTTGCCGTTTTTGCTGTCGTTTTTATAAGCAGCGTTATCGCAAAGGGTAGGCTAAATTTACTCGTGATGGTGCTAACTGGCATCGTCATCTCATCTCTTTTTGGAGCACTTAGCTCGCTCATAAAATTTCTAGCTGATAGCGAAGATAAGCTACCAGAAGTTACTTTTTGGCTGATGGGAAGCCTTGCAAGAAGCGGCGGATATAAAAATTTGGCTCTACTTTTTTGCGTAGTTATGATCTGTCTTGTGCCACTTTTCATGCTTCGCTACAAGCTAAATACGCTTAGTTTTGGCGAAGAAGAGGCTAGGGCGATGGGGCTAAATGTAAAATTTTACAACATCATAATCATCATCGCTTCAACACTTCTAACCGCTACTTGTGTCTCATTTTGCGGTATCGTGGGCTGGGTGGGGCTTGTCATCCCTCACATCATGCGCTTTGTCGTGGGAGCAAATTTCATCACGCTATTTCCAGCTTCACTGCTTGGCGGAGGGCTATTTTTACTGATAGTTGATACCGCTTCACGCAGTCTAATGGCAAGCGAGATCCCACTTGGCGTCATCACTTCGCTAGTTGGCGCGCCTGTTTTTGTCTATCTGCTCTATAAGAGCAAAAAGGGTTTTGCGTGA
- a CDS encoding ABC transporter ATP-binding protein has translation MKFEIKNLSCGYDKKVVIENFNANLQDGDIFCLLGSNGVGKTTTFKTILGFLKPLGGEILIDGKDALKMSEKERASFISYVPQAHTPPFAFSVFDVVMMSANARLGIFERPSKEDEKIALDALKTLNLESFKGGERQMVLIARALAQRSKVMLLDEPTANLDFGNHLKEIKKLAKQGYIIILTSRQPEQVFYLNAKVAMLGRDKNYIYGEASEVMNGENLKKIYGVDIRVVKNIIDEREHFSCVMVD, from the coding sequence GTGAAATTTGAGATAAAAAATTTAAGCTGTGGCTACGACAAAAAGGTCGTTATAGAAAATTTCAATGCAAATTTACAAGATGGCGACATCTTTTGCCTGCTTGGTAGCAATGGCGTCGGCAAAACGACGACGTTTAAGACGATACTTGGCTTTTTAAAGCCACTTGGGGGAGAAATTTTAATAGACGGCAAAGACGCGCTAAAGATGAGCGAGAAAGAGCGAGCAAGCTTTATAAGCTACGTCCCGCAAGCTCATACACCGCCATTTGCTTTTAGCGTTTTTGACGTGGTGATGATGAGTGCAAATGCAAGGCTTGGTATATTTGAGCGCCCTAGCAAAGAGGATGAGAAGATAGCACTAGATGCGTTAAAGACGCTAAATTTAGAGAGCTTTAAAGGCGGCGAGCGGCAAATGGTGCTGATAGCTAGGGCTTTAGCGCAACGCTCAAAGGTGATGCTACTTGACGAGCCAACAGCAAATTTAGACTTTGGTAATCATTTAAAAGAGATAAAAAAGCTCGCAAAGCAAGGCTACATCATCATCCTCACCTCTCGTCAGCCAGAGCAGGTCTTTTATCTAAACGCAAAAGTTGCGATGCTTGGGCGTGATAAAAACTACATCTACGGCGAGGCTAGCGAGGTGATGAATGGTGAAAATTTAAAGAAAATTTACGGTGTAGATATACGAGTGGTGAAAAATATCATCGATGAACGCGAGCATTTCTCTTGCGTGATGGTGGATTGA